A single window of Parabacteroides pacaensis DNA harbors:
- the pyrB gene encoding aspartate carbamoyltransferase yields the protein MKSKSLVSINQYTKEDILRILENAKKFEENPNRKLLEGKVVATLFFEPSTRTRLSFETAVNRLGGRVVGFQDASTTSSSKGETLKDTILMVSNYVDLIIMRHHLEGAAQYASEVTQIPIINAGDGAHQHPSQTMLDLYSIYKTQGKLEDLNITMVGDLKYGRTVHSLINGMSHFNPTFHFVAPDELRMPDVYKIFCDKHGIKYYEHTDFSSDVINQSDILYMTRVQRERFTDLVEYEKVKNVYILRNKMLENSKNNLRVLHPLPRVNEIAYDVDENPKAYYIQQARNGLYARQAIICDVLGINI from the coding sequence ATGAAAAGTAAAAGTTTAGTTTCTATTAACCAATATACGAAGGAGGATATTCTGCGTATTCTGGAAAACGCTAAAAAGTTTGAAGAAAATCCTAACCGGAAGCTGCTGGAAGGCAAGGTAGTAGCAACCCTTTTCTTTGAACCGTCTACTCGCACACGATTAAGTTTCGAGACTGCTGTAAACCGTTTAGGAGGAAGGGTAGTCGGTTTTCAGGATGCTTCTACGACAAGTTCTTCCAAAGGAGAGACATTAAAAGATACCATTTTAATGGTGAGTAATTATGTCGACCTTATTATTATGAGACATCATTTGGAAGGAGCAGCCCAATATGCTTCGGAGGTTACCCAAATTCCTATTATTAATGCTGGCGACGGAGCGCATCAACACCCTTCACAAACCATGCTCGATTTATATTCTATTTATAAAACGCAAGGTAAATTGGAAGACCTTAATATTACCATGGTCGGTGATTTGAAATATGGTCGTACGGTTCATTCCTTGATTAATGGAATGTCCCATTTTAATCCTACTTTTCATTTTGTTGCTCCGGACGAATTACGCATGCCGGATGTATATAAAATATTCTGCGACAAACATGGAATAAAATATTATGAGCATACAGATTTTTCTTCGGATGTAATTAACCAGTCTGATATTCTTTATATGACCCGTGTACAACGGGAGCGGTTTACAGATTTAGTAGAGTATGAAAAAGTAAAGAATGTGTATATTCTGCGGAATAAAATGTTAGAAAATAGTAAAAATAATCTACGTGTATTACATCCGTTACCCCGTGTAAATGAAATAGCTTACGATGTGGATGAAAATCCGAAAGCTTATTACATTCAACAGGCTCGTAACGGGTTATATGCTCGCCAAGCTATTATTTGTGATGTATTAGGTATTAATATTTAA